One genomic window of Nicotiana sylvestris chromosome 10, ASM39365v2, whole genome shotgun sequence includes the following:
- the LOC138879196 gene encoding uncharacterized protein translates to MSKVTVTHKKRICQVSKEDNITFDDADADSMIIPYNDALVISLVVHDTNVKRVLIDPGSSVNIILLRLVNEMQVDDKLVPKARTLSRFDNSSVVTKGEIVLTTFAEGVVKDTKFQVIDMDMAYNMILSRPWIHEIDVVTSTLHQIISSRHNGELGKSVVIRRLLEVSIQWQIRA, encoded by the coding sequence ATGTCAAAAGTCACAGTTACCCACAAAAAGCGAATTTGCCAAGTTTCAAAAGAAGACAACATAacgtttgatgatgcagatgcggaTAGCATGATAATCCCatacaatgatgcactggtaatatctttagttgtacatgatactaatgtgaaacgagttttgattgatccaggtagctctgtAAATATCATTCTTTTAAGATTGGTAAACGAGATGCAAGTCGATGATAAATTGGTACCCAAAGCACGTACCTTATCTAGATTTGACAATTCAAGCGTTGTTACAAAAGGGGAGATAGTGCTcaccacattcgcagaaggagtagtcaaagatacgaaatttcaagtgatagatatgGACATGGCGTATAATATGATTCTtagcagaccttggattcatgagaTAGATGTTGTTACATCTACTTTACATCAGATTATTAGTTCCCGTCACAATGGGGAATTAGGCAAATCCGTGGTGATCAGAAGGCTTTTAGAAGTATCAATTCAGTGGCAGATTCGAGCATAA